Proteins from a single region of Streptomyces sp. HUAS 15-9:
- a CDS encoding Clp protease N-terminal domain-containing protein encodes MTDDRFGKRARQVVQRAEAYARRLRHHSVAPGHLLLALLDDTPDGTAAEIESLTGAPAARIRDSMRKALGAGATEQGGFMPLATETRSVLELAPREAVRLGATTVEPAHVLRALLAQGNGTVVGVLQRNGADLNRSRQLDEHPAPAPAPQLRGSLSSVTRDLGAGTAPVVGRSHEVDRVIQTLTRHRRNVPLLIGEPGVGKEAVARGVALAIAEGRVPTALRGRTVRALDLATVLADPQRRARGGALVTELLGEAGDNAPLVLHLSGALTPLHLSEGTTTPLGLFRSLLEAPEVFVLGDCGRAEYERQDPDPGLDRLVQPVFVEEPPAEDVREILRVVRGRLESHHNVVLTEDALGAAAALARDHVPDQALPGAAIGLLDEAGSLARIRAARSGAPPDRPLEVTGADVSQALAAYSGIPTPPRRLTTPAEHDPSVWSMS; translated from the coding sequence ATGACTGACGACCGGTTCGGGAAGCGGGCGCGGCAGGTCGTACAGCGCGCCGAGGCGTACGCCCGTCGGCTACGTCACCACTCCGTCGCGCCGGGGCACCTCCTGCTGGCCCTGCTCGACGACACGCCTGACGGCACCGCCGCGGAGATCGAGAGCCTCACCGGCGCCCCGGCCGCGCGGATACGTGACTCGATGCGGAAGGCCCTCGGCGCGGGGGCCACCGAGCAAGGGGGGTTCATGCCCCTCGCCACGGAGACCAGGTCCGTGCTCGAACTCGCACCCCGTGAGGCCGTCCGTCTCGGAGCCACGACCGTCGAGCCGGCACACGTCCTGCGCGCGCTGCTCGCCCAGGGCAACGGCACCGTGGTGGGCGTCCTCCAGCGGAACGGTGCGGACCTGAATCGCTCGCGGCAGCTGGACGAACACCCTGCACCAGCCCCAGCGCCACAGCTCCGCGGCTCCCTCTCATCCGTCACCCGCGACCTGGGCGCCGGGACAGCCCCCGTCGTCGGCCGCTCGCACGAGGTCGACCGCGTCATCCAGACCCTCACCCGCCACCGACGCAACGTGCCCCTCCTCATCGGCGAACCCGGCGTCGGCAAGGAGGCCGTGGCCCGGGGAGTCGCCCTCGCGATCGCCGAGGGGCGCGTGCCGACGGCCCTGCGGGGCCGTACCGTACGGGCCCTCGACCTCGCCACCGTTCTCGCCGACCCGCAACGCCGGGCCCGGGGCGGTGCCCTGGTCACGGAGCTGCTGGGCGAGGCCGGGGACAACGCTCCCCTCGTGCTCCACCTCAGCGGCGCTCTGACCCCCCTGCACCTGTCCGAGGGCACGACCACGCCGCTCGGCCTCTTCCGTTCCCTGCTCGAAGCACCGGAGGTGTTCGTGCTCGGCGACTGCGGCCGCGCGGAGTACGAGCGCCAGGACCCGGACCCCGGCCTCGACCGCCTCGTCCAACCGGTCTTCGTCGAGGAGCCACCCGCCGAGGACGTACGGGAGATCCTGCGCGTCGTCCGGGGGCGTCTGGAGAGCCACCACAACGTGGTCCTCACCGAGGATGCGCTGGGGGCCGCCGCCGCACTGGCCCGCGATCACGTCCCTGACCAAGCGCTCCCCGGAGCGGCCATCGGCCTGCTGGACGAGGCCGGATCCCTGGCCCGGATCCGCGCCGCACGCTCGGGCGCGCCCCCGGACCGGCCCCTGGAAGTCACCGGCGCCGACGTCTCCCAGGCCCTCGCCGCCTACTCGGGCATCCCGACCCCACCCCGCAGGCTCACCACCCCCGCCGAGCACGACCCTTCCGTCTGGTCCATGAGTTGA
- a CDS encoding caspase, EACC1-associated type, which yields MRLPEPHRSRVVLIGASRYSDPGLPDLPSVHRTITDLAALLTDPYYGLVPDSHCTVLLDDGDLRTVGGRLRAAVAEAEDLLLVHYAGHGLVGGRRHALHLALPDSEWAAPEFNSLEYEKLRDAVLDSPARTKLVVLDCCFSGRALGDSLAGGGDAERLGQLAVAGTYVLTSAQRDQVALALPEEEHTAFSGRLMRLLREGVVGGPELLTIDDLYRRLRAVMEAEGLPIPLNRAAGTAHEIALTINRAFAATAGPELRRQQIAAVEQGKAGDWQGAAEQLQKILDEQTRILGPEHADTLRTRQSYAHGLGGAGTPVRAAGLLRQLLADQLRLLGPDHEDTLRTRQFLAVNLGEAGHREDAIGMLRVLLADRGRVLGAEHPHTLRTRHILARNLALTGMRDEALALLRQLVAERERVLGVEHPHTRRAREDLAGVEGAGDD from the coding sequence GTGCGCCTTCCCGAGCCCCACCGCTCCCGGGTCGTACTGATCGGCGCGAGCCGGTACTCCGACCCGGGCCTGCCCGACCTCCCGTCCGTCCACCGCACCATCACCGACCTGGCCGCACTCCTCACCGACCCGTACTACGGGCTGGTCCCGGACAGCCACTGCACGGTGCTGCTCGACGACGGCGACCTGCGCACCGTGGGCGGACGGTTGCGGGCGGCCGTGGCCGAGGCGGAGGACCTGCTCCTCGTCCACTACGCCGGACACGGCCTGGTCGGCGGCCGGCGCCACGCTCTCCATCTGGCCCTGCCCGACAGCGAGTGGGCCGCGCCCGAGTTCAACTCCCTGGAGTACGAGAAGCTGCGCGACGCCGTGCTCGACAGTCCGGCCAGGACCAAACTGGTCGTCCTGGACTGCTGCTTCTCCGGCCGTGCCCTGGGCGACTCCCTGGCCGGGGGCGGCGACGCCGAGCGGCTCGGGCAGCTCGCGGTGGCGGGCACCTACGTACTGACCTCGGCGCAGCGCGACCAGGTCGCCCTCGCGCTGCCGGAGGAGGAGCACACCGCGTTCTCCGGGCGCCTCATGCGGCTGCTGCGCGAGGGGGTCGTCGGCGGGCCGGAACTGCTCACGATCGACGACCTCTACCGCCGGCTCCGGGCGGTCATGGAGGCCGAGGGCCTGCCCATCCCGCTCAACCGCGCCGCGGGAACCGCGCACGAGATCGCCCTCACCATCAACCGCGCCTTCGCCGCGACCGCCGGACCCGAACTGCGCCGGCAGCAGATCGCCGCGGTCGAGCAGGGCAAGGCCGGGGACTGGCAGGGCGCGGCCGAGCAGCTCCAGAAGATCCTCGACGAACAGACCCGGATCCTCGGCCCGGAGCACGCCGACACCCTGCGCACCCGCCAGTCCTACGCCCACGGCCTGGGCGGCGCGGGCACCCCGGTGCGGGCCGCGGGGCTGCTCCGGCAGCTCCTCGCCGACCAACTGCGGCTGCTCGGCCCGGACCACGAGGACACGCTCCGCACCCGGCAGTTCCTCGCGGTGAACCTGGGCGAGGCGGGGCACCGGGAGGATGCCATCGGCATGCTGAGGGTTCTGCTCGCGGACCGGGGCCGGGTCCTGGGGGCGGAACATCCGCACACCCTGCGGACACGGCACATCCTGGCCCGCAATCTCGCCCTGACGGGCATGCGGGACGAGGCGCTGGCACTGCTGCGGCAGCTGGTGGCGGAGCGGGAGCGGGTGCTGGGGGTGGAGCATCCGCATACGCGGCGGGCGCGGGAGGATCTGGCGGGGGTGGAGGGGGCCGGAGATGACTGA
- a CDS encoding effector-associated constant component EACC1: protein MATARISVLSRDPIADAESLTDWLRGEPALAGKVRLDGAGPEPGQLGTALDTVTVLLGAGGPLTVLASCLRAWITQPRRSDVRLEVRRADGSGVEIDAKRVRGEDLEGLLRRILEEGPDQDVRE from the coding sequence GTGGCGACTGCACGCATATCCGTCCTGAGCCGGGACCCGATCGCGGACGCCGAGTCCCTCACGGACTGGCTCAGGGGCGAGCCGGCGCTCGCCGGGAAGGTCCGCCTCGACGGCGCCGGACCCGAGCCCGGGCAGCTGGGCACCGCGCTCGACACGGTGACCGTGCTCCTCGGCGCGGGCGGCCCGCTCACCGTGCTCGCCTCCTGCCTGCGCGCCTGGATCACCCAGCCGCGCCGCAGCGACGTACGCCTGGAGGTACGGCGCGCGGACGGCTCCGGCGTCGAGATCGACGCCAAGCGGGTGCGCGGCGAGGACCTGGAAGGGCTGCTGCGGCGGATCCTGGAGGAGGGGCCGGACCAGGACGTACGGGAGTGA
- a CDS encoding helix-turn-helix domain-containing protein, producing MSIEDLVRLRRARDRMDREYAEPLDIAELARTALMSPGHFQRSFREAYGETPYGYLMTRRIERAKTLLRRGDLSVTEVCLAVGCTSLGSFSSRFTELVGETPSAYRARSHEESAVIPSCVARTFTRPRRRPR from the coding sequence GTGAGCATCGAGGATCTGGTGCGGCTGCGGCGGGCCCGGGACCGTATGGACCGCGAGTACGCCGAGCCGCTCGACATCGCCGAGCTCGCGCGTACCGCGCTGATGTCCCCGGGGCACTTCCAGCGCAGCTTTCGCGAGGCGTACGGCGAGACGCCGTACGGCTATCTGATGACCCGTCGTATCGAGCGGGCCAAGACCCTGCTGCGCCGCGGCGACCTCAGCGTCACGGAGGTCTGCCTCGCCGTCGGCTGTACCTCGCTCGGCTCCTTCAGCTCCCGCTTCACGGAGCTGGTCGGTGAGACCCCGAGCGCCTACCGGGCCCGGTCGCACGAGGAGAGCGCGGTGATCCCGTCCTGTGTCGCCCGCACCTTCACACGTCCGCGTCGTCGCCCCCGCTGA